One genomic segment of Leptolyngbya sp. 'hensonii' includes these proteins:
- a CDS encoding ADP-ribosylglycohydrolase family protein yields MLGAIAGDIIGSVYEADNIKTKDFPLWSEDSQFTDDTVMTVAIAQAILTGSPYVDNLKAYYHNYPEVGYGGSFRSWAKSESRDPYNSWGNGSAMRVSPVGFAFNTLEEVLQEARRSAAVTHNHPEGIKGAQATAAAIFLARTGSDKAEIKTYVESQFGYDLTQTLDQIRPTYRFDVSCQGSVPPAIVAFLESTDVEDAIRNAISLGGDSDTIACIAGGMAQAFYGGVPDSMIQLLLHKLDIPLWNVVEQFADRYSLPICKENPLKNDPSLP; encoded by the coding sequence ATGCTGGGCGCGATCGCTGGAGACATTATTGGCTCTGTTTATGAAGCTGACAATATCAAAACCAAAGATTTTCCGCTCTGGAGTGAAGATAGCCAGTTTACCGATGATACGGTGATGACCGTTGCAATTGCCCAGGCGATTCTCACCGGGAGTCCGTATGTCGATAACCTCAAAGCCTACTATCACAACTATCCCGAGGTTGGGTATGGCGGAAGCTTTAGAAGCTGGGCCAAGTCCGAGAGTCGAGACCCCTACAACAGTTGGGGCAATGGCTCGGCCATGCGGGTCAGTCCTGTGGGGTTTGCGTTCAATACCCTAGAGGAGGTGCTCCAGGAGGCGCGGCGATCGGCAGCAGTCACCCACAATCATCCCGAGGGGATTAAAGGGGCCCAGGCAACCGCAGCCGCGATTTTCTTGGCCCGCACAGGGAGCGACAAGGCTGAAATCAAGACCTATGTTGAAAGCCAGTTTGGCTATGACCTGACCCAGACCCTGGACCAGATCCGGCCCACCTATCGATTTGATGTCTCCTGCCAGGGGTCGGTGCCCCCAGCGATCGTGGCTTTTCTGGAATCCACCGATGTTGAAGATGCGATTCGCAATGCCATCTCCCTGGGCGGGGACAGTGACACGATCGCCTGTATTGCTGGGGGAATGGCCCAGGCCTTTTATGGCGGGGTGCCCGACAGCATGATTCAACTGCTACTGCATAAGCTGGATATCCCCCTCTGGAACGTGGTTGAGCAGTTTGCAGATCGGTATAGCCTACCGATCTGCAAGGAAAATCCCTTGAAAAATGATCCCTCCCTACCTTGA
- a CDS encoding isochorismatase: MTPTTMTQLPIPSHFDPRTVGEVWRVPYQQRAIEAESWSKRMGLKPAAKDKTRICLMAIDVQNTFCIPDFELFVGGRSGKGAIEDNVRLCEFIYRNLGVLTEIAPTMDTHTAMQIFHPMFWVNDAGEHPTPAATMITAEDVKKGVWKVNPAVAYSLGRGNYMALQNHALHYVEKLSAEGKYPLIVWPYHSMLGGIGHALVSAVEEAMFFHNIARHSQTGFEIKGGNPLTENYSVLRPEVMDGADGRPIAQKNTRFIQKLLDFDYVLIAGQAKSHCVAWTIDDLLTEIQAQDPSLTRKVYLLEDCTSPVVIPGVIDFTDQAEAAFQRFAAAGMHIVKSTDPLDSWPNLEIKG, encoded by the coding sequence ATGACCCCTACCACAATGACCCAATTGCCGATCCCCTCCCATTTTGACCCCCGTACCGTGGGTGAAGTCTGGCGAGTCCCCTATCAGCAACGGGCGATCGAGGCCGAATCCTGGAGTAAACGGATGGGTCTGAAACCAGCAGCTAAGGACAAGACTCGCATTTGCCTGATGGCGATCGATGTTCAGAACACCTTCTGTATTCCCGACTTTGAACTGTTTGTCGGAGGCCGCTCTGGTAAAGGCGCGATCGAGGATAATGTGCGCCTGTGTGAGTTCATCTACCGTAACCTGGGTGTCCTGACTGAGATTGCCCCAACCATGGATACTCACACGGCCATGCAAATCTTCCACCCTATGTTCTGGGTCAACGATGCCGGGGAGCATCCGACCCCAGCAGCTACCATGATCACCGCCGAGGATGTGAAGAAGGGAGTGTGGAAGGTCAACCCTGCTGTGGCCTACAGCCTAGGCCGGGGCAACTATATGGCCCTGCAAAATCATGCTTTGCATTATGTGGAGAAACTCAGTGCTGAAGGTAAGTATCCCCTGATTGTCTGGCCCTACCACTCTATGCTGGGTGGGATCGGCCATGCCCTGGTGTCTGCGGTGGAGGAAGCCATGTTTTTCCATAACATCGCCCGTCACAGCCAGACGGGGTTTGAAATCAAAGGGGGCAACCCGTTGACCGAGAACTATTCAGTGCTGCGCCCAGAGGTGATGGATGGGGCGGATGGCCGTCCGATCGCCCAGAAGAACACCCGCTTTATCCAGAAGCTGCTGGACTTCGATTACGTGTTGATTGCCGGTCAGGCTAAGAGCCATTGTGTCGCCTGGACGATCGATGACCTGCTAACAGAAATTCAGGCCCAGGATCCCAGCCTCACCCGCAAGGTCTACCTGCTGGAGGATTGCACCTCTCCGGTTGTAATTCCCGGTGTAATTGACTTTACGGATCAGGCAGAGGCTGCCTTCCAACGGTTTGCAGCGGCTGGAATGCACATTGTGAAGTCTACCGATCCCCTGGATAGCTGGCCCAACCTGGAGATCAAAGGCTAA
- a CDS encoding Uma2 family endonuclease, with protein sequence MVQVVDKLLNFEEFLAWYPEDGGLYELADGEVIEVRPIGRHEKISGFIALELGLEIRRLKLPYFIPKTCLVKPPSPNRGYIPDVAVLDESAITHDPLWEKASTISLGQSAHLVIEIVSTNWRDDYHKKLTDYEELGIPEYWIVDYLALGAVRDIGSPKRPTLSLFYLVDGEYQVNQFRDTDRILSPSFPELNLTADQILSL encoded by the coding sequence ATGGTTCAAGTCGTTGATAAGTTACTCAACTTTGAGGAATTTTTGGCGTGGTATCCGGAAGATGGGGGTCTGTACGAACTAGCAGACGGCGAGGTTATAGAAGTGCGTCCAATTGGTCGTCATGAAAAGATTTCAGGCTTCATTGCGCTTGAATTAGGCTTAGAAATCCGTCGCCTTAAGTTGCCTTATTTCATCCCTAAAACCTGTCTTGTTAAACCCCCTAGCCCTAACAGAGGCTATATTCCGGATGTAGCTGTTTTAGACGAATCAGCAATTACCCACGATCCGCTTTGGGAGAAAGCTTCAACAATTTCTCTGGGACAATCTGCACACTTGGTCATTGAGATAGTCAGTACAAATTGGCGGGACGACTACCACAAAAAATTGACAGACTATGAGGAACTGGGCATTCCGGAATACTGGATTGTGGATTACCTGGCCCTGGGAGCCGTTCGTGATATCGGCTCCCCCAAGCGCCCCACCCTGTCGCTGTTCTATCTGGTGGATGGGGAGTATCAGGTCAACCAGTTCCGGGACACCGATCGCATTCTCTCCCCCTCCTTTCCCGAATTGAACCTGACCGCCGACCAGATCCTTAGCCTTTGA
- a CDS encoding response regulator transcription factor — MRLTILVADDDPGTRLSISDYLEMSGYSVVAAENGQEALALVEEYQPHLMVTDITMPQMDGYELVRRVRQKPSFRLLPVVFLTARTDTRDRIRGYQLGCDLYLPKPFELDELGAVVRNLLERSQLIQTQMIKQQWQAAEQSAGAVLEAEKVGLMKTSDGPVEARIILTQREQEVLKLLAHGLSNAQIGDRLHLSPRTVEKHVSSLLRKSDANNRAELVHYAMGHDLIQD; from the coding sequence ATGCGTCTGACCATTCTTGTTGCGGATGATGATCCTGGGACTCGCCTTTCGATTAGTGATTATCTGGAGATGTCCGGCTATTCAGTCGTTGCGGCTGAGAACGGTCAGGAAGCTCTGGCCCTCGTAGAGGAATACCAACCCCATCTGATGGTGACGGATATTACCATGCCCCAGATGGATGGCTACGAATTAGTCCGCCGGGTTCGCCAGAAACCCTCGTTTCGGCTACTGCCGGTGGTTTTTTTAACCGCCCGAACAGACACCCGTGACCGCATTCGGGGCTATCAATTGGGGTGTGATCTCTACCTCCCAAAGCCGTTTGAGTTAGATGAATTGGGCGCGGTTGTCCGAAATTTGTTAGAACGATCGCAGCTGATCCAAACCCAGATGATCAAGCAGCAGTGGCAGGCGGCAGAACAATCTGCAGGGGCCGTCCTGGAAGCGGAGAAAGTGGGCCTGATGAAAACCTCGGATGGTCCAGTGGAAGCTAGGATTATCCTGACGCAACGAGAACAGGAAGTCTTGAAACTGCTGGCCCATGGGCTATCGAATGCCCAGATAGGCGATCGTCTCCATCTCAGTCCGCGAACCGTAGAAAAGCATGTCAGTAGTCTGCTCCGAAAGAGTGATGCCAACAATCGGGCCGAACTGGTTCATTACGCGATGGGTCATGACCTGATCCAGGACTAG
- a CDS encoding low molecular weight protein-tyrosine-phosphatase, translating to MPYKLLFVCLGNICRSPAAENLMNHLLEQQNLADVVICDSAGTSSYHVGSPPDRRMTAAAAQRGIVMKGQARQFCAADFEDFDLILAMDRDNYWNILNLDATDRYREKVKSMCDFCTRHSDREVPDPYYGGQEGFNYVLNLLQDACEGLLQDLQQRRVLKIRP from the coding sequence ATGCCCTACAAACTCTTGTTTGTCTGCCTGGGGAACATTTGTCGTTCCCCAGCAGCAGAAAATCTGATGAATCACCTGCTGGAGCAGCAGAATCTCGCGGATGTTGTCATTTGCGACTCTGCGGGTACGAGTAGTTATCATGTGGGCAGTCCGCCCGATCGTCGCATGACTGCAGCAGCGGCCCAGCGGGGCATTGTAATGAAGGGACAGGCTCGCCAGTTTTGTGCCGCTGACTTTGAAGATTTTGACCTGATTCTGGCTATGGATCGGGATAATTACTGGAATATCCTGAACCTGGATGCAACGGATCGGTATCGGGAGAAGGTGAAATCTATGTGCGATTTCTGCACTCGCCATTCTGATCGGGAAGTACCTGATCCTTACTATGGGGGGCAGGAGGGCTTTAATTATGTTCTTAATTTGCTGCAGGATGCCTGTGAGGGGTTATTGCAGGATCTGCAACAGCGCCGGGTGCTCAAGATACGCCCTTAG
- a CDS encoding YbaB/EbfC family nucleoid-associated protein: MTQGKGFGFGLGKMKEFTEALKKAQQVQEGAKKLQEELEQMEIEGQAGGGLVKVVLSGNQEPIRVELSPDVMGEGAEVVSDLVLTAMKDAYLRSTNTMRERMEELTGGLNIPGM; encoded by the coding sequence ATGACGCAAGGAAAGGGATTCGGCTTTGGCTTGGGCAAAATGAAAGAGTTTACAGAAGCTCTGAAAAAAGCCCAGCAAGTTCAGGAGGGAGCCAAAAAGCTTCAGGAAGAACTGGAGCAGATGGAAATCGAAGGTCAGGCCGGAGGTGGTCTGGTTAAGGTGGTTTTAAGTGGCAACCAGGAACCGATCAGGGTGGAGCTTTCCCCTGATGTGATGGGAGAGGGGGCAGAAGTTGTCTCTGACCTTGTTCTGACGGCTATGAAAGATGCCTATCTCCGATCCACGAATACAATGCGAGAGCGGATGGAAGAATTGACCGGTGGGTTAAATATCCCCGGCATGTAG
- the murB gene encoding UDP-N-acetylmuramate dehydrogenase codes for MTLSQEPLNILKASRLVATSGAGTYGEVSQIPPIYLPEVDCLIRPQVSLASMTSFRVGGPAEWYVAPRRLEELQASLAWARAERIPVTILGAGSNVLISDRGLPGLVISTRHLRHTEFDAIAGQVTVSAGEPIPRLAWQTAERGWQGLEWAVGIPGTVGGAVVMNAGAHNECTADILVRAQVVTPEGEIKLLTPDDLNYRYRSSSLQGSNHLVTQATFQLQPGADPEQVINVTSTHLDQRRATQPYHLPSCGSVFRNPKPQTAGKLIEQTGLKGYQIGGAQVADRHANFILNCGGASARDIYCLIHHVQEQVEQRWSILLHPEVKILGEF; via the coding sequence ATGACCTTATCTCAAGAACCACTGAACATCCTTAAGGCTTCCAGATTAGTTGCGACATCTGGGGCCGGTACTTATGGCGAGGTGTCTCAGATTCCTCCCATTTACCTGCCTGAAGTGGATTGTTTAATCCGGCCTCAGGTTTCCCTGGCCAGTATGACATCCTTCCGCGTGGGAGGACCGGCAGAGTGGTACGTTGCCCCTCGGCGGTTGGAGGAGTTGCAAGCCAGTCTGGCCTGGGCTAGGGCAGAGAGAATTCCGGTAACCATTTTGGGGGCTGGCTCTAATGTATTGATCAGCGATCGGGGCCTCCCGGGATTAGTCATTTCTACCCGTCATCTGCGGCATACAGAGTTTGATGCTATTGCAGGGCAGGTAACAGTCAGTGCTGGGGAACCGATCCCCCGGTTGGCCTGGCAAACAGCTGAACGGGGCTGGCAGGGACTGGAATGGGCTGTGGGGATCCCTGGTACTGTGGGTGGGGCAGTGGTGATGAATGCTGGCGCACACAATGAGTGCACCGCTGACATTCTGGTCAGGGCTCAGGTTGTTACCCCTGAAGGAGAAATCAAGCTTCTCACCCCAGATGATTTGAACTATCGCTATCGCAGCTCATCTTTGCAAGGGAGCAATCATCTGGTTACTCAGGCCACGTTCCAATTGCAACCCGGAGCAGATCCAGAGCAAGTGATTAACGTCACCTCCACCCACCTGGATCAGCGTCGGGCTACCCAGCCCTATCACCTGCCCAGTTGTGGGAGTGTGTTCCGAAATCCCAAGCCTCAAACGGCAGGCAAGCTGATTGAACAAACAGGGTTGAAAGGCTACCAGATTGGTGGAGCTCAGGTTGCCGATCGCCATGCCAACTTTATCCTGAATTGTGGAGGAGCGAGTGCCAGGGATATTTACTGCCTAATCCATCATGTGCAGGAGCAGGTTGAGCAGCGCTGGTCTATCCTCCTCCATCCAGAGGTGAAAATTCTGGGAGAATTTTAG
- the murC gene encoding UDP-N-acetylmuramate--L-alanine ligase: MSDSVDFSGRPFHFIGIGGIGMSALAYILVKRKLPVSGSDLRLTHITQKLQDLGAHIFWNQEATNLEYFQATANLTEALPAPTEVSGSSNGSRSHGTLNGAVDGSKPKAKPNLKSQASLLPQVICSTAIGVNNPEYRAALDLGCPIFHRSDVLAALIREHHSIAVAGTHGKTTTSSLIGYLLMESGLDPTIVVGGEVDAWGGNARMGESPYLVAEADESDGSLVKFESAIGVITNIELDHPDHYHSLEQLTQTFQKFASQCQIVVGCMDCQGVQNLKPQMTYSLNGESGADYIADKVVYGPAGTTARIWERHEVLGQLTLPLLGKHNLSNALAAIAVGRLLDLDFPVIARAISTFQGAHRRFEHRGEANRILFVDDYAHHPSEIEVTLAAAQLHIQGKLTGVDQRRVVAIFQPHRYSRTQTFLAEFAQSFKDADLVVVTDIYSAGEANSGNLTGQQVADAIAAYHGEVYFQPSLNSVSAFLNEVLQAGDLALFLGAGNLNQIIPDVLAYQRNLENSLPQKWCNQA; this comes from the coding sequence ATGTCGGATTCTGTTGATTTCAGTGGGAGACCCTTCCATTTCATTGGGATTGGTGGAATTGGAATGTCTGCTCTGGCCTACATTCTGGTGAAGCGCAAGTTACCTGTATCAGGGTCCGATCTTCGTCTAACCCATATCACTCAGAAGTTGCAGGACCTGGGTGCACACATTTTCTGGAATCAAGAAGCTACTAATCTTGAGTACTTCCAGGCAACCGCTAATCTGACGGAAGCCCTACCTGCTCCTACTGAAGTTTCCGGCTCGTCTAATGGGTCCCGATCCCATGGCACCCTGAATGGGGCTGTTGATGGCTCCAAACCCAAAGCAAAACCCAATCTTAAATCCCAGGCCAGTCTTCTTCCTCAGGTGATTTGCTCTACTGCTATTGGGGTCAATAATCCGGAGTATCGGGCCGCACTTGATCTGGGATGCCCGATCTTCCATCGCTCCGATGTGCTGGCTGCCCTGATTCGAGAGCATCATAGCATTGCCGTAGCTGGAACCCATGGTAAGACAACAACCAGTAGCCTGATTGGGTATCTCTTGATGGAATCAGGACTGGACCCAACGATCGTGGTTGGGGGCGAGGTTGACGCCTGGGGTGGTAATGCCCGCATGGGGGAAAGCCCTTATCTGGTTGCGGAGGCTGACGAGTCAGATGGCTCTCTGGTTAAGTTTGAATCCGCTATTGGCGTCATCACTAACATTGAGTTAGACCATCCAGACCATTACCACAGCCTGGAACAGTTGACCCAAACCTTTCAAAAATTTGCCAGCCAGTGCCAGATCGTAGTGGGCTGTATGGATTGTCAGGGTGTTCAGAATCTGAAGCCCCAGATGACCTACAGCTTGAATGGAGAATCAGGGGCAGACTATATCGCAGATAAGGTGGTCTATGGCCCTGCGGGAACAACAGCCCGCATTTGGGAACGCCATGAAGTTCTGGGGCAATTGACGTTACCTCTATTGGGCAAACATAATCTCAGTAACGCTCTCGCCGCGATCGCGGTGGGTCGTTTGTTGGATCTAGACTTTCCGGTCATTGCCCGTGCTATCTCTACATTTCAGGGTGCTCATCGTCGCTTTGAGCATCGGGGTGAAGCGAATCGGATTCTGTTTGTCGATGATTATGCCCACCATCCCAGTGAAATTGAAGTGACGCTGGCTGCGGCTCAACTCCATATTCAGGGCAAACTAACCGGAGTCGATCAGCGCAGAGTTGTAGCTATTTTTCAGCCCCATCGCTATAGCCGCACCCAGACTTTCCTGGCAGAGTTTGCCCAATCTTTCAAGGACGCAGATCTGGTTGTGGTAACTGATATCTACAGTGCTGGTGAAGCTAACTCAGGTAACCTGACTGGGCAACAGGTAGCCGATGCTATTGCGGCCTATCACGGAGAAGTTTACTTTCAGCCGTCGCTCAACTCCGTGAGTGCTTTTTTGAATGAAGTCTTACAAGCAGGGGATCTGGCACTCTTCCTGGGGGCTGGGAACCTTAACCAAATTATTCCGGATGTTCTGGCATACCAGCGGAACCTGGAAAACAGTTTGCCTCAAAAGTGGTGCAATCAGGCATAG
- the nadD gene encoding nicotinate (nicotinamide) nucleotide adenylyltransferase → MKKVAIFGGTFNPIHWGHLLMAEIALTQAELDVVLWVPSSQPPHKVQSELACFEQRLEMVKRAIADHPAFHWSDIEATRAGPSYAIQTLNDLKLYYPDACWAWIVGLDAFQSLPHWYRSSDLIAQCHWLVAPRREKRLEKWDKTLPHSIGYQILDMPQIDLSSSLVRQFCQQGKSIRYLVPEAVRTYIQAYQLYGHFPQRRGKCTLLDE, encoded by the coding sequence ATGAAAAAGGTCGCTATCTTCGGAGGAACATTTAACCCAATCCACTGGGGTCACCTCCTAATGGCGGAAATAGCCCTCACTCAGGCAGAGTTAGATGTTGTGCTCTGGGTACCAAGCAGCCAGCCCCCCCATAAGGTTCAATCTGAGTTGGCCTGCTTTGAGCAGCGGTTGGAGATGGTTAAACGGGCGATCGCAGATCATCCTGCTTTTCACTGGTCCGACATTGAAGCCACCCGTGCTGGACCTTCCTATGCCATCCAGACCCTAAACGATCTGAAGCTGTATTACCCTGATGCTTGCTGGGCCTGGATTGTGGGTCTGGATGCTTTCCAGAGTTTACCCCACTGGTACCGCAGTTCGGACTTGATCGCCCAATGCCACTGGTTGGTTGCCCCTCGGCGGGAAAAGAGGCTGGAGAAGTGGGATAAAACCCTGCCCCATTCCATAGGTTACCAAATCCTGGATATGCCTCAAATAGACCTCTCTTCTAGTCTGGTTCGTCAATTCTGTCAGCAAGGGAAATCCATTCGCTATCTGGTACCAGAGGCAGTTAGAACCTATATTCAGGCATATCAGCTCTATGGGCATTTCCCCCAGAGGCGTGGAAAATGTACATTGCTTGATGAGTAG
- a CDS encoding isoaspartyl peptidase/L-asparaginase: MSKPKLIIHGGAGSSLKGKGGAEAVRQSLFKVLQEVYPLLLSGAEAAAAVVAACRLLEDDPRFNAGTGSVLQSDGQIRMSASLMDGTPQRFSGVINVSRVQNPIDLAQTLQTASDHVLSDYGAAELARERQIPLYNPLTDLRLQEWLQERQENFVRSMAGVVAESAGVGTIGVVALDGRGHLAAGTSTGGKGFERIGRVSDSAMPAGNYATAQAAVSCTGIGEDIIDECLAAKIVVRVTDGFSLEAAFRKSFQEAQSRSRDLGAIGLDATGTIAWGKTSEVLLAAYHTGDSLGDTLTLDEGMVVLSS; the protein is encoded by the coding sequence ATGTCCAAACCCAAACTCATTATTCACGGTGGTGCAGGCAGTTCCCTGAAAGGTAAGGGGGGAGCGGAGGCTGTTCGCCAGTCCCTATTTAAGGTGTTGCAGGAGGTCTATCCCCTGCTCCTGTCAGGGGCAGAGGCTGCGGCTGCAGTGGTTGCGGCCTGTCGTCTGCTGGAAGATGATCCCCGGTTTAACGCCGGTACAGGGTCTGTGCTGCAGTCGGATGGGCAAATTCGGATGAGCGCTTCCCTGATGGATGGAACCCCCCAGCGCTTTAGTGGGGTGATCAATGTCTCCAGAGTCCAGAACCCGATCGACCTGGCTCAGACCCTCCAAACGGCCTCTGATCATGTCCTGTCTGATTATGGTGCGGCTGAACTGGCTCGTGAGCGCCAGATCCCCCTCTACAATCCCCTTACTGATTTGCGCCTGCAAGAATGGCTGCAGGAGCGACAGGAGAATTTTGTCAGGTCAATGGCTGGGGTTGTGGCGGAAAGTGCTGGAGTGGGTACGATCGGGGTGGTAGCCCTGGATGGTCGGGGGCATCTGGCTGCTGGCACTTCTACTGGGGGTAAAGGGTTTGAACGGATTGGGCGGGTCAGTGATTCTGCCATGCCTGCTGGCAACTACGCCACCGCTCAGGCTGCTGTCAGTTGTACGGGAATTGGGGAAGACATCATTGATGAGTGTCTGGCAGCCAAGATTGTTGTGCGGGTGACAGATGGGTTTTCCCTGGAAGCTGCCTTCAGGAAGTCCTTCCAGGAAGCTCAATCCAGAAGTCGAGACCTGGGCGCGATCGGTCTGGACGCTACAGGAACAATTGCCTGGGGCAAAACCAGCGAAGTCCTGCTGGCGGCTTACCACACTGGCGATAGCCTGGGGGACACCCTGACGCTGGACGAAGGCATGGTTGTCCTTTCCTCCTGA
- a CDS encoding DUF2256 domain-containing protein, with product MGRTPSKSNRPSKICPVCGLPFTWRKKWEDCWDEVKYCSERCRRRRSTL from the coding sequence ATGGGACGTACCCCCTCCAAATCTAATCGGCCCAGTAAAATCTGCCCGGTTTGCGGTCTACCCTTTACCTGGCGTAAAAAATGGGAAGATTGTTGGGACGAAGTCAAATATTGCTCGGAACGCTGCCGACGCAGACGATCGACCCTCTAA
- a CDS encoding RNA methyltransferase, with the protein MSEDALARIRIVLVEPAGPLNVGSIARVMKNMGMRHLLLVQPQCDPLGPEARQMAVHGADILEAATIVPDLPTALAGCQRAVATTGRDRSLPTRLEPPRQVLPWLLADPDVPLQSALIFGPEDRGLSNEELKYGQRFLQIPAHRAYPSLNLAQAVGICVYELHQMAYGDPLQSRNWLDVAAEDRADRATMDELEGYYEQLEALLLRIGYLYPHTAVSRMEKFRRLFNRIGLSKAELAMLRGILSQVGWALEQKGDE; encoded by the coding sequence ATGTCTGAAGATGCTTTGGCCAGAATTCGGATTGTCCTGGTGGAACCAGCAGGACCACTGAATGTGGGATCGATCGCCCGGGTGATGAAAAATATGGGGATGCGCCATCTGCTTCTGGTGCAGCCCCAGTGCGATCCCCTGGGACCGGAAGCACGGCAGATGGCAGTGCATGGAGCCGATATTTTGGAGGCCGCGACGATCGTTCCCGATTTGCCAACGGCCCTGGCCGGTTGCCAGCGAGCAGTGGCCACCACGGGCCGAGATCGATCGTTGCCAACTCGGCTGGAACCACCGCGCCAGGTCTTGCCCTGGCTGCTGGCTGATCCCGATGTCCCCTTACAATCAGCCCTGATTTTTGGTCCTGAAGATCGGGGGTTAAGCAACGAGGAATTGAAATACGGCCAGCGCTTTCTGCAAATCCCCGCCCATCGGGCATACCCTTCCTTGAATCTGGCTCAGGCTGTTGGGATTTGTGTTTACGAGTTGCATCAAATGGCTTACGGGGATCCGCTGCAATCGAGAAATTGGCTGGATGTTGCGGCAGAAGACAGGGCCGATCGGGCAACCATGGATGAACTGGAAGGTTACTACGAGCAACTGGAAGCCCTTCTGCTCAGAATTGGCTATCTCTATCCCCACACTGCCGTGAGTCGGATGGAAAAATTTCGTCGCTTGTTCAACCGGATCGGCTTATCCAAAGCAGAACTGGCTATGCTTCGGGGGATTCTAAGCCAGGTGGGGTGGGCCTTGGAGCAAAAAGGCGACGAATAA
- a CDS encoding serine hydrolase, with translation MVLYGIRLLILGVGVGVIVGSLLSAWDPATRATAGSSQAGFFPSSPTRTQPTVSSPIVSTPVELKLGEELTALKTEVQALTAQNSGLTAGVFFVDLDTGAYIDLNGDSTFSAASMIKVPILVAFLQDVDAGKIRLDEMLTMRPDLIGSGSGVIQYRTPGTQFTALEIATKMIVISDNTATNMLIDRLGGIAALNQRFQSWGLTGTLVYNLLPDLEGTNVTRPKELATLMFRVSQGDLLSIRSRDRMLDIMRRTETDTLLPRGLDDNATISHKTGDIGSMVGDVGVIDAPNGKRYVAVAMVKRPHNDSRAQEMIRRISRAAYQAYNPPVAPAKPVRSPSL, from the coding sequence GTGGTTCTGTACGGTATCCGCTTGCTCATCCTGGGAGTTGGCGTGGGCGTCATTGTCGGCAGTTTATTGTCTGCCTGGGATCCCGCCACCCGGGCGACTGCTGGATCCTCCCAGGCTGGGTTCTTTCCCAGTTCCCCTACTCGAACTCAACCAACTGTCAGCAGCCCGATCGTATCTACTCCTGTGGAATTAAAGCTGGGTGAGGAACTAACCGCACTTAAGACAGAAGTTCAGGCTTTAACAGCCCAGAATTCTGGCCTGACGGCAGGAGTATTTTTCGTAGATCTGGATACTGGCGCTTACATTGACCTGAATGGCGACAGTACTTTCTCAGCCGCCAGTATGATTAAAGTACCCATTCTGGTAGCCTTTCTCCAGGATGTGGATGCCGGTAAGATTCGCCTGGATGAGATGTTGACCATGCGGCCTGATTTGATCGGCTCCGGGTCTGGGGTGATTCAGTATCGCACACCAGGAACTCAGTTTACAGCCCTGGAGATAGCCACCAAGATGATCGTCATCAGTGACAATACGGCCACGAATATGTTGATCGATCGATTGGGTGGCATTGCTGCGCTGAACCAGCGATTCCAATCCTGGGGGTTAACCGGAACTCTGGTATACAATCTTCTTCCAGATCTGGAAGGAACGAATGTCACCCGACCCAAAGAGCTGGCGACCCTGATGTTTCGCGTCAGTCAGGGGGATCTACTGTCCATTCGTTCCCGCGATCGGATGCTGGATATCATGCGTCGTACCGAGACAGATACCCTGCTACCCCGTGGTCTGGACGACAATGCCACGATTTCCCACAAGACCGGAGATATCGGCTCCATGGTGGGGGATGTCGGGGTGATTGATGCTCCCAATGGCAAGCGATATGTTGCGGTGGCCATGGTCAAACGCCCCCACAATGATTCCCGCGCCCAGGAGATGATTCGCCGAATTTCCCGAGCAGCCTATCAGGCTTATAATCCTCCGGTGGCACCAGCCAAACCAGTCCGCAGTCCCAGTCTCTGA